One genomic window of Salvelinus alpinus chromosome 9, SLU_Salpinus.1, whole genome shotgun sequence includes the following:
- the LOC139530973 gene encoding probable GH family 25 lysozyme 3, whose translation MSPQPGESCACCQNQASCMSPQSDEPCGSSTYQTAHTSPHSSDDPCEESWHEASDDGLQSGASSDVLQSGASSGGLQSGASSGGLQSGDSSGGLQSGDSSGGLQSGDSSGGLQSGARNEGAQSGDRIEGAHGGLQSGDSSGGLQSGDSSGGLQSGARSEGAQSGASSEGA comes from the exons gaaccaggcctctTGTATGTCTCCCCAGTCTgatgagccctgtggcagctccacgtaccagactgcccatacgtctcctcactccagtgatgatccatg tgaggagtcatggcacgaagcctccgacgacggcctccagtccggagcctccagcgacgttctccagtccggggcctccagcggcggtctccagtccggggcctccagcggcggtctccagtccggagactCCAGcggcggtctccagtccggagactCCAGcggcggtctccagtccggagactCCAGCggcggtctccagtccggggcccgcaacgagggtgcccagtccggggaccgcatcgagggtgccca cggcggtctccagtccggagactCCAGcggcggtctccagtccggagactCCAGCggcggtctccagtccggggcccgcagcgagggtgcccagtccggggccagcAGCGAGGGTGCCTAG